Part of the Onthophagus taurus isolate NC chromosome 11, IU_Otau_3.0, whole genome shotgun sequence genome is shown below.
TTCTAAAACATGTCAGGTTAATACTGTACTTTGGCCATCGAGCATTGTTTTTTTATGCAATGACGCAGATGCTTTTGGTCGAGTACTCCTCATAATAAGAAGATGTAACACTTTCGAACGCCTAAGCATTCTATGTTAGAATCTCTTATCATACAgcaaaatactaataaatgtTATATGTATTATCTTGAATTCGTATTATAATTctgaaaaaaatcgtaatagtTGGGTTAAGATGGGTTGGGTTAACATCAAGGGGGATTTCGACTGTTTCTTCAATGTGCAGAAATTCGGGGACCTTTTTGATTCACACCTTTTTGAAGTGTGACACATCTTCTCTTCCTCGACGTCAAACAAAAGGTTGGATTGGTTAaattaggttgggttggttggttTAGATTCCATTATTGGGTTGAGTTAAGTTCTACTTAGAGCTTGCGTTGAAGTGGATCCGGACCCCTTCCTGCTGGTTTTAAATGATTGTCTGAAGGCTGTTACCTTTCCgaagatataaaagatgtcTCAATTAATGTTGGTcgagaaatttataaaacttggTCAGATACAATTATACCACCCCTTCTGCCATCCATACAGTTGCTTACGTTTACATTCTTCGCAGTTCTCTATAGGAGTATTTGTCCCAAATGGAGAGTAGAGGATAATGAGTTGTGGTGTGTTATAAGGATTAGTAGTTTGTAGCACACGATGGAAGAGTTGTGGGCTACGCGGAAAGTAAACAATAATTGACAGAGCCATGTACTCTATCAAAAGTGTTGTTGAATGCCTCGAAAACATGGGCATTCACTTCTTGAGGAAAGAAGGAGACTCTCTGAAATTATCTTAAATGTGGGTGATATAATAGTCGCCAGTGATGATTGCTTAAAGTAACTGGGAGCGCAGAGCGCTAATATTAAAAtctatatcttaaaaaacagcaagaaccaaaacgtgatatccaGATAGATGTTCAGAAACGGTGGTCCTTCGCACAAAAAGGAAAGAAGCAACACATACGGGTAATTACACACTCTTGGGCGTCGCAGTCTCGAGAGAAATAAGGAACTGAGAGAATCGGAGTTACTAAAACAGACATAAATCAGCAGATGATAGCGAAGTGGTAGAAACGATGGCAGAATACACGGGATGGTTGGATGTGTTCATAAAGGACTTGTTAGTACTTCGATTGTACTTTCAGATTTGGCCATAGTAGCTTTGCAAGCTACTAAACTGAGCGATGCTGGTTTGGATGCAGCGTTTGGACAATATGCTATCCTGGAGGAAAGGAGGACGGCGGAATTCCTGATAGCAAAAGCTGTTAGTAAAGAATCCGAAACAATCAATCAGTTAGCCGTATACtgaatatatataaaaacgtCCTCAGACTAGCATTGGATAGTCTCCAGtagaaatacaattttttggcATTGCGTCTCCTGGGTGGGGCATGCCTGTCATAGAGATTGATAAGTTTAGAGTTGAAGTAGTCAACCTTTCCATCAATATCGGTCATTCGATAAAGCGAGAGCCAATCGATCTTTTGCACATCAGACAACAGCAAATCGTTATCAATACGACCCAAGTCACGAACGGAAATAATGCGTTgcgagtaaacatgttgtccCATCTACACTGCACAGTAAATTAGATCGTGATTGCAAAATTTCGGAGCAGGGAGCTGACCATACGTAAGTATGCTCCTCGGACGAGTCGTAATAGTAAGTAGTGATGAGTTGTTTGTGAGGGCAGGATGGACAAATTTAATGAGGAAGCAATGAAGCGAAGTTTGTCACTGCGTGAGTTATTTTTTAGCAGACAAGTATTGAAATCTCCCATCAGGAGAAtagtgttataattaaaagagtGCCTCTCAAGGGTTTCCTCCAATTGATCAAAGTAGTTAACAAGAGAAGGACAATAAAAAACGCTAAGTAATAACTTGTTGTAGGAACTTTTCAGTTTCAACTGACCCAGCGGAGAATTCGACAATCGTAGCACTTTAATCGTTCTGAGATTCCAACAGGAAAACAAATCCGATACTAGTCTGCCACATGACACCAAACGACCTGATGAGTGTTAATTAGATTTCCTTATCTCCTCTACAAAAAAGAATTGGTTGGGTTTGTTTGTGTAGTGTTGTATTGGTTTGGGTCGAGTTGGATGGAGTTGTATAGCGTTGAGTTTCAAAGTTCTTGAAAGTAATTGAGTTTGGTTGGGTTTTATTGGATTGGGTTCGTATGActatgattttataaatacgaATTATAACGAGGTGCTTGCCTTGGTTGTTATTATTTGccaatgttatttttttcctgtCCAACACAAGCAAATTATATGGTTACtattaataatgtttaaaaaaataaatctaaaaaactacattctcaacaatattatttaaaattttagaattcttaataattgtttttcaattattatacgTTTAATTCTAAGAGAAGTAAAAACGCACCATAAATAACTTAGAAAGAGTCCAGATAAACAGAGATAAATCAAGATGTTTCTTGACGTCGACCTTCATTGTCACCGCGAAActgatttatatttaatataaaagtcaacaacccaaaaaaaaaggtaCAGTAAAGACGTTAATGTGTTTGAGTCAGTTTGAATTTAGTTACTACGTGATAAAATGATAtctaaaattttgtttgttattgtaagtaatttagattattttttttgtaattaataccTTAACTTTTTAGATATTTATTGTGTTGATTGATTCCGGTGAATTATTTACGTGTAGTACTCAAGGAAgatttcaaaatgtttatgaTCCAACTTgcaaaacttattatttatgCGAAAATACTTTGGAAAAATTAACACCAACTTTATACAAATGCCCACATACTTTTGATCCGAACCTAAATGAATGTTCTGAAAATTACGTTTGTCGAAAAGAATCGCATTGCGTTAGTTCCGGTTATATCCCCGATTTAAGCGATCGAACATGTACAAGATACTACAATTGTTTTGGGTTTTTTGGATTATATCTTccttttacatattcttgtgCTCACGGGTACCAATTTGATCCCACCAAAAAACATTGTTCGGCTACGTATAAATGTGAAGATTACCTTTTAGCACCtgaagaaataattattcCGATTACAACTCCAATTCCTTTAATCGACGAATTTATTTGTACCGAAACGGGATTATTTCCTGATAAAAcagataaaagttgttctagttatttttattgccTCCCAATCAGCGGtggaaaatatctcaaaaatgttcATAAATGTCCTAAATATTTCAACCCAGAATCAAAATCATGCACAGATAATTataagtgtccatataatcaAGATGAAATTGATTTAGTCACTCAAAATACAGAAAGTGTTACAATATCAATTAAAACTACCATTACTACAAAAACTGATTTAACTGAAATTGGTACCACTGAAGCTTATACTCCAACTAATAATGAAATTGATGaaacaacaaatattattGAAGCAACTACTACATTTCATCAAGATGAAACAACTTTTGATTCAATTCAAACAAAACCTGAAGATGAAATAACAACGATTATGACTGAATCTTCGATGATAAATGAAATAACAACTCAAAGGGAAGAAACTAcagtgatttttgaagattatACATCAACAAAAGTAAATACAGAAATTATAACAGATATTGCAATAAATACTGTAACAGAAATTGtaacagaaaaaatatttgaaacaacATCTAATGCTATTGAAACAGAATCTATTCCTTCGGATATTAAACCAACCACAAATCTTCCCATAGATACCACAAAAGCAATTGATATAACTAAACCGGATACAATTTATGTAACCACTGAAGAAACCTTAACACCAATTGAAGTGACTTCACAATCGTCGGAAGAATTTATTTGCGAAGCTACAGGAAGATATCCCGATGTTTCCGATGAGTTTTGTTCTCAATATTTCTTATGTAGCAAACTTCACAGTGGGGGATTTATAAAAACGGCTTATAAATGTCCTGGAGGAACGTATTTCGATCCTAAAGAATCTACCTgttcaaaaacttttcaatgttttaatataaacacgAATAGCACGATATTTACAACTCAAGAAATGGTTACAACTGAAAACGTTATTAATCAAGgcaagtattttttatttttatttaatggaaTTTCACGAACtcctaattaataaaatcgcaCGAAACAgaacgaaaaaattaaaatgagtcTTGTTAGTAGGTTTGGTCGATAACTTTTAGTGTTCGGTTTCGTTTTCACTTCGTTCTCGTTTAAATGACAAACAGATTTATTATAACACTCTCTCTTTACATTTTCTatatgaaaatgatttttgataTCTATAAATTTGTTCATatataatttccttttttttagtCCATGTtaaggtaaaaataaaaataaataaagctcTTGTATTTCATTCATTATATTCGCTCTTTGTGAATTTTGATGTTGAAAATACCTATTGTGATATAATAAACCCTCGATAATCCAAATTGATTGGTCAATCAATATGTAGTTGAAAATACGTAGGAGTATTAATTGATACACGTAATGAAATACCTACATATATTAtgatacatattattataGAATATAAAATAACGGTAAAATAAACACGGCTTTTCATCATTTGTACATGTTATTTTCCCATTATGATtgaatatttcatcaaatgtttaatgtcttcaataatttcattGTCAGTGTATGTCAAGTGAACTGTTACAATCAACCAATAACATTGTATTAGCGATGCCATAACAGTGTTGCTCCTCATCTTTGTAGATTATCTGGTAGTTTTTATGGAGTCAGGATATAGCCGAACTAAATATAACTTAACAAATTAACTCTTAAAGATCAAGACACAGTTTCTAAAGCTGTTGGTATGACAAACTCAATTATTTTCATCGTGTGGCACAGCATTGTTCGCAATTTTGATGGATGTCAAGATCTGCCATCTGTATTTTTTCCAGGGCAATGTTAAAAAGTAGACATGATAGCCCATCTCCTTGTTGTAGACCTTCGTGGCTTTATAATGTCCTTGATAGTTTTCCTTGTGTTTTGACTTTACAAGAATCTTTCCTGACAGTTAAACGTATTATTGCTCCCAGATGAGTAGGTATACAGTGATAGaataaagtctacatacagcccggaaaatgataatatcagTTCCCAACttgtaattcaatgaaattttttaacaaaacatgtaAGAAGTCCATATTATTTCCATactttacataaaaattgtataagttattattaatcaagaggaacacaaaacataatcatatctttaactcaaaaaaaagtatatcagtgtccgttatagctcaataaaaataccgGAAgctgcttatatctcgagtaatattggaattaaacgtatcatgttggGCTCATTCATATTGATAGACTTGAtgcatttataacaaaaaataaaaaagatagaacaaaaacattaaccttgaatatttttagttctagttatagtgttaattctacatagtaacagtgctagtgtgaaactagaactaacactatacctagaactagaatcatttgggtttagccgcaagtctctaaagacggctaaacccgaatgattctagttctagatataatGTTAATTCTATACATATAgcaacagtgctagtgtaaaactagaactaacactagacctataactagaaagtttcgggtttagccgtgcgtcttcaggcTTCAgagaaactttctagttcttagtctagtgttagttccagttttaattattatatagcactagaccaagaactagaatcattcgtacgcctaaacccaaatgtttctaggtctaatgtcagttctagtgacagtgcaaatgtaaaactagaactaacactagacctagaactagaaagtatttAAGTTCTAGGTTACTCAGAACGATTAAAAACTGCTCCAACATTGtctaaaattgctttataacgtagcaaaattgttcaaaatgattagaAATAAGTTCATAGCCATCTCATGTTGTTCAAAATCAATGGGAACtggttgagcataattttatacttgtctaaatccttaacaactagtttttaaacaatccttgttgctcaaaatgactgaaaacgAATTGATAgccattaaaaacttgtctaaatatataaggactagtttatagcaagtttAGGTTGCTCAGAATAactgaaaactgcaccaaTATAATCCAAAATTGCTTTATAAGGTAGcaaaatgtttcgaaatagGTTCATAGCTATCTcaagttattcaaaatcattgaaaattggttgagcataattttatacttgtctaaatcattaacaactagtttttaaacaatcctTGTTGCTGAAAATGACTGAAATCTAGTTGATagtcattaaaaatttgtctaaatgtataaggactagtttatagcaagtctAGGTTGCTCAGAACGATTGAAAACTGCGCCAACATTGCctaaaattggtttataaggtagcaaaattgttcaataTGATTGGAAATAACTTTATAGCCATCTCATGTTATTccaaatcattaaaaactggttgagcataattttatacttgtctaaatccttaacaactagtttttaaacaatccttgttgctcaaaatgactgaaaacgagttgatagtcattaaaaacttgtctaaatatataaggactagtttatagcaagtttAGGTTGCTCAGAATAactgaaaactgcaccaaTATAGTCCAAAATTGCTTTATAAGGCAGcaaaatgtttcgaaatagGTTCATAGCAATCtcatgttattcaaaatcattgaaaattggttgagcataattttatacttgtctaaatgattaacactagtttttaaacaatccatattgctcaaaatgactgaaaactaggtgatagtcattaaaaacttgtctaaatgaatagggactagtttatagcaagtccaTGTGGACCTAGTTTtgtactagcactattactagaactaacacaagacctagaactagaataattcgagtttagccgtcttgagagacgtgcgactaaatcTACTGCTGTCACCATCACTTCGTAGCACAAGTCGAACTGTTTCgactttgtattaaaataatatagactTGTAATACccttcgtttaaaaaattcattgaattacatttcaggagctgagatattatcattttctggggtgtatgtagactttattgtatcactgTACATATTATTAAACTGTGACatgttttggttttaataaaattgatttatatgcGAATTCAGTGAGTACCAGATGACCAGAATCCCACGAATACGCATCGCCGTTGGTTCTGGTCCTTGAGGTACAGCTGGGTCCTGAAAGGGTTAAGGATTTCCGACCCGGTGTGAACCCTGGAATGAATTTAAACGATGGTAAAGTTTATCTAGTGCTAAAATATATCTCTAAATTACTACCAAATCTAAGTAGTTCTCCTTGCTGCTTAGCTCGCGTATAATGATTAATGCTAAAGTCATGTctatatatttcttatatattTCCTACGCTAGCTGGTGTTCTGCTCAAAGTTAATCATTATCTCCAAGTAATATTGGGCTGTAGTATGCAACTTACTATCCATCACCTTAGTACTTCAAATTTCTGCACCGTGCAATATTCCATGTTAAACAACGCTACAATAAGGCTCGTTCAACTATCAAGGTCCACATTCGTTCTCTGCAACCACTCCCAATCAGCCCAAAATACCGGCTATTTTCTCCCTGGCATATTTGACATGTTCCACAACCCACATACTTCAAAGCCGACACAATTCTTAGATTGATCATCGTTGTTCTAAGCACAGGGCTCCTAATCTTTTTTATGTTCTTCCATCTAGTCTTCACATATAGGTGCTTAAGATGCAGAAAAATCCTTcctattataattattgtttcttatCGTCTACGGTTTCACCCAAACTAGAAGAAATCTGTGATTTTAGGTATTAATCTCTACCGCTCCTCGTTCTAGCTGTGCATCCCTGATATTGCTGTACACCCACCAGTTCCTTCCATGCTATCAGAAGATATAAATTTCTGTGTCtactagcgccatctattggaATCTATTACGTCTAAAAAACAATACCTAAGTTTTTACAtggttcaattttaatttttttatacaattttaataaattagatcgaaattttctttgtaatttctttgcaactttaaaaataatgcaaaAACTGGTTTTAAGGccacttaaaattatttctcctTGATCTATTGATggaataactttttattttttttagctccatttatatttaaaccaCTCTCTCAAATCGCTCTGTATAACCATTTTTGCAAATCTACACATGGTTGTATTTAGtatttgttacaattttaCTTGGTACAAAGAAGGATCCTTCAATAATCCTTTTTTAGACCCTACTGGATTAATTAATTGCTCGAGATTGCTCAGTAATTACCGAGTGATTATGTGATTACTCAGTTACATCTCCCAGATttgttaaagaatttaaatccAGAATAGGAATCGAATCCGTAATGTGGTTGATGGGAAAAGACCTTGCGACCTATTTCACAAGATTTGTATGTTAGTCTTTGTATGTTAGTCATTTATAACTTTCAATTACTAAATTCCTTAACGATCCGATAGGTTGGTGGACAAAGAACTAATTATGCAGCGTGTGATTATTACAATTAACCATAAGAATGCAAATTATCGTTTTCCTggatacaattaaattttttttttcattttttagatACAACACTTATAAGTACAACAACCAAAAAACCCGAAGAATTTAATTGCACATCAACAGGAAAATTCCCAAATTTAATCGACGAAACTTGTACATCATATTTTTTGTGTTCAAAGCGACAAAATGGGACATTTGTAAAAACTTTGTATAATTGCCAAGGCGGATCAACTTTCGATCCAGATTTAAAACGTTGTTCAAAAGAACACCAATGTTCTTCCCATCAATTAGAAACAACCACAACAACGTCCACGACGATGACACAATGGGAGTTTTCGTGCAACAAAGTAGGAAGATTTAAAAACGAGAACGACTCAAGATGCAAATCTTACTTCCTTTGTAGCCAATTTAGAAATGGAACTTTCGTTAAAACTCAATACGATTGTCCGAATTCATCAATATTTAACAACGCGAAACATATTTGTAGCGATGTGATTTCATCACGTttcgtataaaaaaaattgaattaaaggAATTTAATAGGCGTCGAGGGGAAATTGATTTCTTTTCAGAATTTGGCATTCATAACGCGTTTGGTACAGGAGAAATACGCGAACTCGTTTTCTATGGCAATAAAGCTGCGTTTAATATCACCACAACGGACAACGACGGACTGATGAATAATTTAACACGATCGAATTTCTTTGCTTTGGTTTTCGAAAATCGCGAACAactttctaaattaaaaacaaaattactcGGCGTATaagtaaataaagaaaatattaacaaattaaaaataaatgttttatttagtATCAAATGTATTGTATTTTACATTACAAACTGTGTATTTTCCTGATGAGTTATCGTTTTCGGGAAAATTTGTGTTCTTTTTGCGTTCTGGTTCGGGTTGGATATGAGGTAAATCTAAATCTTtgggattaattttatttgggttcatgctaaaaaaaaaaaagaaatattgtattaatttaaccaagtttattttaaatttacttactCATATCCGGGTTTCTTCCTAAAAGACATACTTTTAACCAACgaagacattttaaattttgtaccTTTTCTGATCACTTGTTGAATAAAGAATGAGTTATACTAGCAATAATAATTTCGCGTTGATGACTTATCGAATCAAATATTTATAGAGGCCGACTCATAAACTAGGGACTCTTCATGTTACTGAGGTTTACGAGTTTTAAGATAACGCGATAAGCGGTTTGGTTTACtttctgtttttattttaaacgttttttgacATGCGGTTTGTTTAAAGAATTCTAAACGACTGCGAATTATTCCGCAAAATATACGACGAGTCACGCGCGTTTTAACTAATTCGAAACCAAAACGTTGCAAAAGCAAGAccataagttttttttattccttttctTACTCAATAACAAACGATTGTTGTAGAAAATCGTCGACCGTGCATTTTAATGAACGCCGTAAAATGCTTGAGTAATGTTATTTTgttgataagaaaaaaaagaaaacgtagATAAATTTATGGTGgtttttttgttatgtaattataaataaattaattttggattTAGTTTattcattccatttaaaataattataatcatttattgttttataaacaGTAAGAAAGTGCTTATTTACTTAAAGAGAGTT
Proteins encoded:
- the LOC111413304 gene encoding uncharacterized protein — encoded protein: MISKILFVIIFIVLIDSGELFTCSTQGRFQNVYDPTCKTYYLCENTLEKLTPTLYKCPHTFDPNLNECSENYVCRKESHCVSSGYIPDLSDRTCTRYYNCFGFFGLYLPFTYSCAHGYQFDPTKKHCSATYKCEDYLLAPEEIIIPITTPIPLIDEFICTETGLFPDKTDKSCSSYFYCLPISGGKYLKNVHKCPKYFNPESKSCTDNYKCPYNQDEIDLVTQNTESVTISIKTTITTKTDLTEIGTTEAYTPTNNEIDETTNIIEATTTFHQDETTFDSIQTKPEDEITTIMTESSMINEITTQREETTVIFEDYTSTKVNTEIITDIAINTVTEIVTEKIFETTSNAIETESIPSDIKPTTNLPIDTTKAIDITKPDTIYVTTEETLTPIEVTSQSSEEFICEATGRYPDVSDEFCSQYFLCSKLHSGGFIKTAYKCPGGTYFDPKESTCSKTFQCFNINTNSTIFTTQEMVTTENVINQDTTLISTTTKKPEEFNCTSTGKFPNLIDETCTSYFLCSKRQNGTFVKTLYNCQGGSTFDPDLKRCSKEHQCSSHQLETTTTTSTTMTQWEFSCNKVGRFKNENDSRCKSYFLCSQFRNGTFVKTQYDCPNSSIFNNAKHICSDVISSRFV